In the Candidatus Nanopelagicales bacterium genome, one interval contains:
- the pgm gene encoding phosphoglucomutase (alpha-D-glucose-1,6-bisphosphate-dependent), whose product MSLHPRAGQIAQNGDLALIPNLITAYYTMHPNVTDPSQQVAFGTSGHRGSALASSFNEDHIAAIAQAICDHRATKGIAGPLYMGSDPHALSAPAWSTAIGVFAANGVKVTVDAEFNSGMGHTPTPAISLAILMHNKALSANDPARADGVVITPSHNPPKDGGFKYNPPHGGPAGSDITTDIQNRANAYLATGLQGVKTMHVRSAIAASTTGFINYRELYVNELKNVIDMDAIRGANIRIAADPLGGASVDYWPLIASTYGIDITIVHPYVDPTWSFMTLDWDGQIRMDCSSPHAMASLIDNRSKFDIATGNDADSDRHGIVTPDGLMNPNHYLAVSIDYLFNHRDAWSPNSGIGKTVVSSSMIDRVATSLGRPLLEVPVGFKWFVDGLVDGSLGFGGEESAGASFLRRNGDVWTTDKDGIIAALLASEMLAVTGVSPSQRYLELTEQFGNPVYERIDAPATREQKATLGKLAPTDVTATELAGEAITSILTNAPGNGAAIGGLKVTTENGWFAARPSGTEDVYKIYAESFLGAEHLSAIQSQAQTLVNNTID is encoded by the coding sequence ATGAGCCTGCATCCACGAGCTGGTCAGATCGCCCAAAACGGCGACTTAGCCCTGATCCCCAATTTGATCACGGCGTATTACACGATGCACCCCAATGTCACAGATCCATCCCAGCAAGTCGCCTTTGGCACCTCCGGTCATCGCGGCAGCGCCTTGGCCTCGTCATTCAATGAAGACCACATTGCTGCAATTGCCCAGGCTATTTGCGACCACCGAGCCACCAAAGGCATCGCAGGCCCTCTCTACATGGGCAGTGACCCTCACGCCCTCAGTGCTCCAGCATGGTCGACAGCTATTGGGGTGTTCGCCGCCAATGGCGTGAAGGTGACGGTAGATGCTGAATTCAATTCCGGAATGGGTCACACCCCAACGCCAGCTATTTCCTTGGCGATCCTGATGCACAACAAAGCGCTATCTGCCAATGACCCCGCTCGAGCTGATGGCGTCGTGATCACCCCATCACATAACCCTCCAAAGGACGGTGGCTTCAAATACAACCCACCTCATGGCGGGCCTGCAGGTTCTGACATCACCACCGACATCCAAAACCGCGCTAATGCCTACCTTGCTACTGGGTTGCAAGGTGTGAAAACCATGCATGTGCGATCAGCAATCGCTGCTTCTACTACTGGATTTATTAACTATCGCGAGTTGTATGTCAACGAACTCAAGAATGTCATCGACATGGATGCCATCCGTGGAGCAAATATCCGCATTGCAGCTGATCCACTCGGCGGCGCAAGCGTTGATTACTGGCCACTCATTGCGTCGACTTACGGCATCGACATCACCATTGTGCATCCATACGTTGACCCAACGTGGTCGTTTATGACTTTGGATTGGGATGGGCAGATTCGCATGGACTGTTCCTCGCCACATGCCATGGCTTCACTTATTGATAATCGCTCGAAGTTCGACATTGCAACAGGCAACGACGCCGATTCAGATCGACACGGCATTGTCACACCTGATGGCCTGATGAATCCAAATCATTACCTGGCAGTGAGCATCGACTATTTGTTTAATCATCGCGATGCTTGGTCACCAAATTCTGGTATCGGAAAAACTGTCGTGAGCTCGAGCATGATTGATCGCGTTGCAACGTCACTTGGCCGGCCACTCTTAGAAGTACCCGTTGGATTTAAGTGGTTCGTTGATGGACTTGTTGACGGCAGCCTTGGCTTTGGAGGAGAAGAAAGTGCTGGCGCATCCTTCCTGCGCCGAAATGGCGACGTTTGGACCACAGACAAAGATGGAATTATTGCCGCACTGCTCGCATCAGAAATGCTCGCTGTCACCGGCGTTTCACCTTCACAGCGCTATCTGGAATTAACTGAACAATTTGGCAATCCGGTCTATGAGCGCATCGATGCCCCTGCTACTCGCGAACAAAAAGCCACCCTTGGCAAGTTGGCACCAACCGATGTCACCGCGACAGAGCTTGCAGGTGAAGCAATCACTTCCATTCTGACAAATGCGCCAGGCAATGGTGCAGCAATCGGCGGGCTCAAGGTCACGACAGAGAACGGCTGGTTTGCTGCACGACCGTCAGGCACTGAAGATGTGTACAAGATCTACGCAGAATCATTTCTTGGGGCCGAACATCTCTCTGCGATCCAAAGCCAAGCCCAGACCTTGGTGAACAACACAATCGATTAA
- the trmD gene encoding tRNA (guanosine(37)-N1)-methyltransferase TrmD, with the protein MRIDIVSIFPEYLAPLKLSLIGKAVETGLIDLRLHDLREWTNDRHNTVDDTPYGGGPGMVMLAEPWGLALDEIRATGEENPKLVVPTPSGARFTQPLAQSWSQEPWLVFACGRYEGIDSRVMQHYATRDDWNGVAEVTIGDYVLAGGEVAAMVIVEAVGRLIPGVLGNQISALDDSFSLTDDGALVEGPVFTKPQQWRGIQVPEVLMSGHHGKIAHWRREQAQARTDEMRPDL; encoded by the coding sequence ATGCGTATCGACATTGTTTCAATTTTTCCTGAATACCTCGCTCCACTCAAACTTTCATTGATCGGCAAAGCAGTTGAGACGGGTCTCATCGATTTACGACTGCATGACCTGCGGGAGTGGACCAATGACCGTCATAACACGGTTGATGACACGCCCTATGGCGGTGGCCCGGGGATGGTGATGTTGGCCGAGCCTTGGGGATTGGCCCTGGATGAGATTCGCGCCACCGGCGAGGAGAATCCAAAGCTGGTAGTACCGACACCTTCGGGTGCACGGTTTACCCAACCGTTGGCGCAGAGCTGGAGCCAAGAGCCATGGTTAGTTTTTGCATGTGGTCGATACGAGGGCATTGATTCACGAGTGATGCAGCACTACGCAACTCGAGATGACTGGAATGGTGTTGCTGAAGTAACCATCGGTGACTACGTACTCGCCGGTGGTGAAGTTGCTGCGATGGTGATCGTTGAAGCAGTTGGGCGACTTATTCCAGGAGTGCTGGGAAATCAGATCAGTGCGCTCGACGATTCATTCTCGCTAACAGACGATGGCGCACTTGTCGAAGGTCCCGTTTTCACCAAACCCCAACAGTGGCGTGGAATTCAAGTACCTGAAGTCCTGATGAGTGGTCATCACGGAAAAATCGCCCATTGGCGCCGTGAACAAGCGCAGGCACGCACGGATGAAATGCGACCAGACCTTTAA
- the rimM gene encoding ribosome maturation factor RimM (Essential for efficient processing of 16S rRNA), with protein sequence MRVVVGRIGKPHGIRGQVTVEPRTDEPDLRFAPGAQFVIDGPLQLLTVEAVHWHSGRLLIKFEGIHDRTWAESLRNTLLEIDRDPTELPEDPDEFYDDQLEGCQVELLDGSVVGLVTEVVHLPSQDMLSVTRADTSEVLIPFIGQFVPTVDVVAKRIVVDPPPGLLEDLETEIAK encoded by the coding sequence ATGCGCGTTGTTGTCGGACGCATCGGTAAGCCACACGGGATTCGCGGTCAAGTAACCGTTGAACCTCGTACTGACGAACCAGATCTGCGATTCGCTCCTGGCGCACAGTTTGTTATTGATGGACCGCTTCAACTCTTAACGGTTGAAGCGGTCCATTGGCATTCCGGCCGGTTGTTGATCAAGTTCGAAGGCATCCACGACCGAACGTGGGCTGAATCTCTGCGAAACACCTTGCTGGAAATCGATCGTGATCCAACAGAACTTCCTGAAGATCCCGATGAGTTTTATGACGATCAACTTGAGGGTTGCCAGGTTGAATTACTTGATGGCAGCGTCGTTGGATTAGTAACTGAAGTGGTGCACTTACCAAGCCAAGACATGTTGAGTGTCACGCGAGCAGACACTTCGGAAGTGTTGATTCCATTCATCGGGCAGTTTGTGCCGACAGTTGACGTGGTAGCAAAGCGCATCGTGGTAGATCCACCACCTGGATTACTTGAAGATCTCGAAACTGAAATCGCGAAGTAG
- a CDS encoding RNA-binding protein, whose protein sequence is MLEEALGHLVRGIVDHPEDVNVSEKSQRRGTTLNVSVNPEDMGRVIGRGGRTATALRNVLAALNGGRGVRIDFLDVAER, encoded by the coding sequence ATGCTCGAAGAGGCCTTAGGCCACCTCGTGCGTGGCATCGTTGATCATCCTGAGGATGTCAACGTTTCAGAAAAGTCCCAACGTCGCGGAACCACACTCAATGTAAGTGTGAATCCAGAAGACATGGGACGCGTCATTGGTCGTGGCGGTCGCACAGCAACCGCGCTTCGCAATGTCTTGGCTGCCCTCAATGGCGGCCGAGGTGTGCGTATCGACTTCCTCGACGTAGCTGAGCGCTAA
- the rpsP gene encoding 30S ribosomal protein S16: MAVKIKLKRLGKTHAPQYRIVVADSRTARNGRAIEEIGIYQPLQNPSIIQVKSERVQYWLGVGALPTPAVEAILKVTGDWQKFKGLPGSEGTLQVAPPKVNKLSVYEAAVAEAANEPKLVKKPKLETPVEVVAEVVTAEVVAEEAVAEAVVEAVVEAEVAETTAEVVAEEVAAEETSA, encoded by the coding sequence GTGGCCGTAAAGATCAAGTTGAAGCGCTTGGGTAAGACCCATGCACCGCAGTACCGCATTGTTGTTGCTGACTCACGCACCGCACGTAACGGTCGCGCAATCGAAGAGATCGGCATCTACCAGCCACTGCAAAACCCAAGCATCATTCAGGTGAAGAGTGAGCGTGTGCAGTACTGGCTCGGTGTTGGAGCACTTCCAACCCCAGCAGTAGAAGCCATCCTCAAGGTCACCGGTGACTGGCAGAAGTTCAAGGGCCTTCCAGGTAGCGAAGGAACCCTTCAGGTTGCTCCTCCAAAGGTCAACAAGCTTTCGGTGTACGAAGCCGCGGTTGCAGAAGCAGCGAACGAGCCAAAGCTCGTGAAGAAGCCAAAGTTGGAAACACCCGTTGAAGTTGTGGCTGAAGTAGTCACAGCTGAGGTTGTTGCAGAAGAGGCAGTCGCAGAGGCTGTAGTCGAAGCAGTTGTTGAGGCAGAAGTTGCTGAAACAACAGCTGAAGTTGTAGCTGAAGAAGTTGCTGCAGAAGAGACTTCGGCCTAA
- the ffh gene encoding signal recognition particle protein has product MFGNLSDRLSATFKGLRGKGRLSEADVDATVREIRIALLEADVALPVVREFCASVKTRALEASASGALNPAQEVVKIVHEELVAILGGETRTIRFAKNPPTVILLAGLQGAGKTTLAGKLAVQLKREGHTPMLVAADLQRPNAVDQLKVIGERAGVPVFAPEPGSGVGDPVKVTRDARVFAEQKLHDVVIVDTAGRLAIDAELMEQLRQVKAAANPDEVLFVVDAMIGQDAVRVAQEFMNSVGFDGVVLTKLDGDARGGAALSVKNVTGAPIMFASTGEKLEDFETFHPERMASRILDMGDVLTLIEQAERAFDAEQTERMAAKVAKGESFTLDDFLEQMQAVKKMGSLGKVLGMLPGMGEMKAQLDQVNDKDLDRVAAIIQSMTPAERQDPKVLNGSRRARIAKGSGTQVHEVNSLMERFAQAQVMMKQMGKGGMPAMPGMPGFGMGGGKKSKGKMPKQQKAAKGAKGRSGNPAKRAGLGPIEGDSGELTPPDLGSLPPELKKLLGQ; this is encoded by the coding sequence GTGTTTGGCAACCTATCTGACCGACTATCGGCGACTTTCAAAGGTCTGCGCGGTAAAGGTCGCCTATCTGAAGCTGATGTTGATGCAACCGTTCGCGAAATTCGCATTGCGCTGTTGGAAGCTGACGTCGCTCTTCCAGTCGTTCGTGAATTCTGTGCGTCTGTAAAAACCCGTGCACTTGAAGCATCCGCATCTGGCGCGCTAAACCCTGCGCAAGAAGTTGTCAAGATTGTTCACGAAGAGTTAGTGGCGATCCTTGGCGGTGAAACGCGAACGATTCGCTTCGCAAAGAATCCTCCAACCGTGATTTTGTTGGCTGGGCTTCAAGGTGCTGGCAAGACCACACTTGCTGGAAAATTAGCAGTGCAGTTAAAGCGTGAAGGCCACACGCCAATGTTGGTGGCCGCGGACTTGCAGCGGCCAAACGCCGTTGATCAGCTCAAGGTCATTGGGGAACGCGCGGGTGTTCCTGTGTTCGCACCCGAGCCGGGCAGTGGCGTAGGCGATCCGGTCAAAGTCACCCGTGACGCGCGAGTCTTCGCAGAACAAAAACTTCATGATGTAGTCATCGTTGACACCGCAGGCCGTCTGGCTATTGACGCTGAATTGATGGAGCAATTGCGTCAGGTGAAAGCTGCTGCTAATCCTGATGAAGTGTTGTTCGTCGTCGACGCAATGATCGGACAAGACGCAGTTCGCGTTGCGCAAGAGTTCATGAACAGTGTCGGCTTCGACGGAGTGGTGCTCACCAAGCTTGACGGTGATGCGCGCGGCGGTGCGGCTCTGTCAGTTAAGAACGTCACCGGTGCGCCAATCATGTTCGCCTCTACCGGCGAAAAACTTGAAGATTTTGAAACCTTCCATCCAGAGCGCATGGCAAGTCGCATTCTGGATATGGGAGACGTACTCACCCTTATTGAGCAAGCTGAACGCGCCTTTGATGCCGAGCAGACCGAGCGCATGGCTGCCAAGGTTGCCAAGGGGGAGAGCTTCACCCTTGACGATTTCCTTGAACAGATGCAGGCAGTCAAAAAGATGGGGTCGCTGGGCAAGGTTCTAGGCATGCTGCCGGGTATGGGCGAGATGAAGGCTCAACTCGATCAGGTCAACGATAAGGATCTCGATCGAGTCGCTGCGATCATTCAGTCGATGACGCCGGCAGAACGCCAGGATCCAAAGGTGCTCAATGGTTCGCGTCGAGCTCGCATTGCCAAAGGCTCTGGAACACAGGTCCATGAGGTCAACTCGTTGATGGAGCGATTTGCCCAAGCTCAAGTAATGATGAAGCAGATGGGCAAGGGCGGGATGCCAGCCATGCCAGGAATGCCAGGTTTTGGCATGGGCGGTGGCAAGAAGTCCAAAGGCAAAATGCCCAAGCAGCAAAAAGCAGCCAAGGGCGCCAAAGGTCGCAGCGGAAATCCTGCAAAGCGGGCTGGCTTGGGTCCTATTGAGGGCGATTCGGGCGAATTGACCCCACCAGATTTGGGATCGTTGCCACCAGAGCTGAAGAAGCTCCTAGGCCAGTAA
- a CDS encoding [protein-PII] uridylyltransferase produces the protein MKNADEPFNSEEFISARNAIVRRPGPFGPGRRTELTDLTDSWLAEVFSASHPLADGVCLVAVGGHGRKDLAPGSDLDLVLLHRIDPRRAAAIAQELWYPIWDSGLSLDHSVRTVAEARRLASEDIKVILGLLDMRVVAGDPVIAEQLKKAIYADWRATAAKRVGDLRALVDQRRERFGELANMLEPDLKEAYGGLREATVLRALSASWITDVTQMQWQEGITFLQDVRDALHQVTQRNSDRLLLQEQDAVAEVMGLSDADELLRQVYTAARIIAYTSDTTWHRVQRLTMRTSRPGLRVFKKGSAERVPLTDGVVIESGEAVLAIEARPEKDPGLLLRAAAAAAQAGIPLAPHAVSRLAHEGPLLALPWNQSARDDFLSLLGAGSATLPVWEALDQVDAISSLIPGWSVLRSAPQRNALHKYTVDRHLVECVIQASALTRKVDRPDLLLLAALFHDFGKARDGDHSDVGAQLVQGVLQGMGFQSDDIAIVVTLVRHHLLLAETATRRDLDDPATVAFVTERIMDSQTLDLLAALTEADSIATGSAMWSTWRQSLIKDLVKRTHAAIAGRPLPEQPQLTDDQRIAIDQPGVWVVMNEVADGHELTLVAPDRIGLLATVAGVLAVHQLEVRAAKVMTVGDRAVQVWNVHPIFGELPQMDRLTEQLRKAIDGKFDIAERLRKRDEAYRPTVQAAAPVVDIIENASEHTSILEVRAHDAPGLLYRVTRAIASTDAAITGARVSTLGSDAVDVFFLVDRQGNPLSEQHAAAVKVTVMGELLQPLP, from the coding sequence ATGAAAAACGCCGATGAACCATTCAATAGCGAAGAGTTCATCAGTGCACGAAATGCCATCGTGCGACGCCCTGGGCCATTTGGTCCAGGGCGTCGCACGGAATTAACTGATCTCACAGACTCTTGGCTAGCAGAAGTTTTTTCCGCTTCACACCCGCTCGCTGACGGTGTGTGTTTAGTGGCTGTAGGTGGCCACGGACGTAAAGATCTTGCTCCGGGCTCTGATTTGGATTTGGTGCTCTTGCATCGGATCGATCCCCGTCGAGCAGCAGCGATTGCACAAGAACTTTGGTATCCGATTTGGGATTCAGGTTTGTCTCTTGATCACAGTGTGCGCACGGTGGCAGAGGCCCGCAGGCTTGCAAGTGAAGACATCAAAGTAATTCTTGGACTCCTTGATATGCGCGTAGTTGCCGGGGACCCAGTCATCGCCGAGCAACTGAAGAAGGCGATTTATGCAGACTGGCGGGCAACGGCCGCTAAACGTGTTGGTGATCTACGAGCGCTCGTCGATCAACGCCGAGAACGGTTCGGTGAGTTGGCCAACATGCTTGAGCCAGACCTCAAAGAGGCGTATGGCGGCCTTCGAGAAGCAACAGTTCTACGCGCTCTTTCCGCATCATGGATTACCGATGTCACACAGATGCAGTGGCAAGAAGGAATTACGTTCCTTCAAGATGTACGTGATGCCTTGCACCAAGTCACGCAACGAAATAGTGATCGTTTGTTGTTGCAAGAACAAGATGCGGTTGCCGAAGTCATGGGGCTCAGTGATGCAGATGAGCTCTTGCGGCAGGTCTACACCGCTGCACGAATAATCGCGTATACATCGGATACCACCTGGCATCGAGTGCAGCGATTAACGATGCGTACGAGTCGACCTGGATTGCGAGTGTTCAAGAAGGGTAGTGCTGAGCGAGTTCCACTCACCGACGGTGTGGTCATTGAATCAGGTGAAGCCGTACTTGCAATCGAAGCGCGACCAGAAAAGGACCCAGGACTCCTCTTGCGAGCTGCTGCGGCTGCAGCACAGGCAGGCATACCTCTGGCGCCCCATGCAGTTTCACGTCTCGCACATGAAGGTCCGTTGCTGGCGTTGCCATGGAATCAATCAGCGCGTGATGACTTTCTTTCATTGCTTGGCGCAGGTTCGGCCACCTTGCCAGTGTGGGAAGCGCTCGATCAAGTTGATGCAATCAGTTCCCTGATTCCGGGCTGGAGCGTGCTTCGGTCAGCTCCGCAACGCAATGCCTTGCACAAATACACAGTAGATCGACACTTGGTTGAATGCGTGATTCAGGCAAGTGCGCTCACGCGCAAAGTTGATCGACCAGATCTCTTACTTTTGGCTGCTCTGTTTCATGATTTTGGTAAGGCGCGCGATGGTGACCACAGTGATGTGGGTGCGCAGCTAGTCCAAGGTGTATTGCAGGGTATGGGATTTCAATCAGATGACATAGCGATAGTGGTGACATTGGTACGGCATCACTTACTTCTTGCTGAAACAGCAACTCGGCGTGATCTTGATGATCCGGCAACCGTTGCATTCGTGACCGAACGAATCATGGATTCGCAGACTTTGGATCTTTTAGCGGCATTAACTGAAGCGGATTCAATTGCTACTGGGTCAGCGATGTGGAGCACGTGGCGACAAAGTTTGATCAAAGATCTCGTGAAACGCACGCATGCTGCGATTGCGGGTCGCCCGCTTCCGGAACAACCCCAACTGACAGATGACCAACGAATTGCAATCGATCAGCCAGGTGTTTGGGTTGTGATGAATGAAGTAGCCGATGGTCATGAGCTGACTTTGGTGGCACCTGATCGCATCGGTCTGTTAGCGACGGTTGCTGGCGTTCTCGCTGTTCATCAGCTTGAAGTACGGGCAGCCAAAGTGATGACCGTTGGCGATCGTGCCGTGCAGGTATGGAATGTGCACCCGATATTTGGTGAGTTACCTCAGATGGACCGACTCACAGAGCAGTTACGTAAAGCCATCGACGGAAAATTCGACATTGCCGAACGCCTACGCAAGCGCGATGAGGCATATCGACCAACAGTGCAAGCCGCCGCTCCTGTCGTGGACATAATCGAAAATGCCTCAGAGCACACCTCAATTCTTGAGGTGCGCGCACACGATGCCCCAGGCCTGTTGTACCGCGTTACTCGGGCAATAGCCTCTACGGATGCCGCCATTACGGGGGCGAGGGTTTCTACGCTGGGTTCTGACGCGGTTGACGTCTTTTTCCTCGTAGATCGCCAAGGAAATCCTCTGAGTGAGCAGCATGCGGCCGCGGTCAAGGTGACCGTGATGGGCGAATTGCTGCAGCCGTTACCCTGA
- a CDS encoding P-II family nitrogen regulator — MKLITAIIKPFKLEDVKVALEAAGIHGLTVSEASGFGRQRGHTEVYRGAEYTVDLVPKVRIEVVVDDADADRVVDAIVGAAQTGRIGDGKVWVSSVESVVRVRTGERGADAL; from the coding sequence ATGAAGCTCATTACAGCGATCATCAAGCCGTTCAAGCTTGAAGATGTAAAAGTCGCACTCGAAGCAGCCGGGATCCACGGCCTCACAGTCTCAGAGGCAAGTGGGTTTGGTCGCCAGCGTGGTCACACCGAGGTTTACCGCGGTGCGGAATACACCGTCGACCTCGTTCCAAAGGTCCGCATTGAAGTCGTTGTTGACGATGCTGATGCAGACCGAGTGGTCGATGCCATTGTTGGCGCAGCGCAAACTGGACGTATTGGTGACGGCAAGGTCTGGGTTTCCTCAGTCGAGTCCGTTGTGCGAGTACGTACCGGCGAACGCGGCGCGGACGCTCTGTAA
- a CDS encoding ammonium transporter — MKSALDTGNTAWLLTSAALVLLMIPGLAFFYGGMVRQKSVLNMLMMVMGALFIVGVLWTFFGYGMAFGTDAAGTTDNEWLGNVSDNIGLTSLITDNPEATYPAMAFVAFQAMFACITVGLIAGAIADRARFWPWMLFAALWATLVYFPVAHWVWASSGWIFKLGVIDFAGGTAVHINAGAAALALAIVLGRRIGWPKQPMKPHNLTLVMIGAGLLWFGWFGFNAGSALAANNTSAVVFYNTFIATCAAAIGWLVVEKIRDGHATSLGAASGIVAGLVAITPACSAVTPIGAIIIGIIAGVVCALAVGLKYLFKFDDSLDVVGVHLVGGIVGTLLIGFLATDAAPAAVNGLFYGGGADQLGKQAVGAFAVLAYSLIVAFILGYAIKFTLGFRVTEEDEITGVDLAEHAESAYEFGDSGGGGVFAGMGHGHLAARGEEN, encoded by the coding sequence ATGAAATCGGCGTTAGATACAGGCAACACCGCCTGGCTGCTGACCTCAGCGGCTTTGGTGTTGTTAATGATCCCCGGCCTCGCTTTCTTTTATGGAGGCATGGTTCGGCAAAAGTCAGTGCTGAACATGCTCATGATGGTCATGGGCGCGTTGTTCATCGTTGGCGTCCTATGGACATTCTTTGGTTACGGCATGGCATTCGGTACGGATGCGGCTGGTACCACGGATAACGAGTGGCTAGGCAACGTCTCTGACAACATTGGGTTGACGTCACTCATCACTGATAACCCAGAAGCGACCTATCCCGCGATGGCGTTCGTAGCCTTCCAAGCGATGTTCGCATGCATCACTGTTGGTCTGATCGCTGGCGCAATTGCAGACCGCGCTCGTTTTTGGCCTTGGATGCTCTTTGCTGCACTTTGGGCAACACTCGTGTACTTCCCAGTAGCTCACTGGGTTTGGGCATCAAGTGGCTGGATCTTCAAGCTTGGCGTGATCGACTTCGCCGGTGGCACCGCGGTGCACATCAACGCAGGAGCTGCGGCACTTGCTCTTGCAATCGTCTTGGGTCGCCGAATCGGTTGGCCAAAGCAGCCAATGAAGCCTCATAACCTCACATTGGTAATGATCGGTGCAGGCCTGCTTTGGTTCGGTTGGTTTGGATTCAACGCAGGATCAGCACTCGCAGCGAACAACACTTCAGCAGTGGTGTTCTACAACACCTTCATCGCAACGTGCGCAGCAGCCATTGGCTGGTTGGTTGTTGAAAAGATTCGTGACGGACACGCAACTTCACTTGGTGCCGCATCAGGCATCGTTGCAGGCTTGGTTGCAATCACTCCTGCTTGTTCAGCGGTAACCCCGATCGGTGCAATCATCATCGGCATCATCGCCGGCGTTGTGTGTGCTTTGGCGGTTGGCTTGAAGTACCTCTTCAAGTTCGATGACTCGCTCGACGTAGTCGGAGTCCACCTTGTTGGTGGCATTGTTGGAACACTGCTTATTGGGTTCCTGGCCACCGACGCAGCTCCAGCAGCAGTCAATGGCTTGTTCTACGGCGGCGGAGCTGACCAGCTCGGCAAGCAGGCGGTTGGTGCGTTCGCAGTACTTGCCTACTCACTCATCGTGGCATTCATCCTCGGTTACGCAATTAAGTTCACCCTGGGCTTCCGCGTCACAGAAGAAGATGAAATCACGGGCGTTGACTTGGCAGAACATGCTGAATCGGCATACGAGTTCGGCGATAGCGGCGGTGGCGGTGTCTTTGCGGGCATGGGTCATGGTCACTTGGCAGCACGCGGTGAGGAGAACTAA
- a CDS encoding TetR/AcrR family transcriptional regulator — protein sequence MGKTGAAVRPAGRERLLIATEACLNAGNEVRIADICKEADVSAALIYKYFIDREDLVAEAYARIFKGLVATDLAAIAHFPTDLELLRIAIREQAKDIFSAERDQVRWARLEALAHARMNPGIAERIDQARYELVTAMAEAILNFDGVVLNRKEAETLGVIALGMILGATAMSPEQMDDDQRHRLADMWSTMVYSTLANTRV from the coding sequence ATGGGTAAGACCGGAGCAGCAGTACGCCCAGCCGGTCGTGAACGGCTGCTGATAGCAACAGAAGCCTGCCTCAACGCGGGCAATGAGGTGCGCATCGCCGATATTTGCAAGGAAGCCGATGTCAGCGCGGCGCTCATTTACAAATACTTCATCGATCGTGAAGATTTGGTTGCGGAAGCGTATGCGCGTATCTTTAAAGGTCTGGTTGCAACTGACCTAGCCGCGATTGCACACTTTCCTACAGATCTTGAGTTGTTACGAATTGCAATTCGAGAGCAAGCCAAAGATATTTTTAGTGCGGAACGCGACCAAGTACGTTGGGCGCGTCTGGAAGCACTTGCACACGCTCGGATGAATCCAGGTATCGCGGAACGCATTGATCAAGCCCGCTATGAATTGGTTACTGCGATGGCCGAAGCAATTTTGAATTTTGATGGTGTGGTACTTAACCGTAAGGAAGCCGAGACGCTCGGCGTTATCGCTCTAGGCATGATTTTGGGTGCAACAGCTATGTCCCCTGAGCAGATGGACGATGATCAGCGGCACCGCTTGGCTGATATGTGGTCGACGATGGTGTATTCCACGCTTGCAAATACTCGCGTTTGA